A single Argentina anserina chromosome 7, drPotAnse1.1, whole genome shotgun sequence DNA region contains:
- the LOC126803272 gene encoding uncharacterized protein LOC126803272 — protein sequence MRCKKHAADLTSTVGVCASCLRERLTTIIEAQTRAQGQLQIQAQLSCLHSRNSGVAPEEQPHHPNPPPPLIFPRSVSPYVSRRKSDDSAWPHHHSRSDHDHDNDNSHSHQRHHIRFYSTPQVGPTYDGAPATIGGSCKKSRPRFSLLTSLFRSRSDKFWTDPRVSSRDSIPTSASAAASPSWLSSIFAGKRGKKSKQCFADETPVRVRSRHRRARGMSPDFTHDGGGDDCEPSASGSGDSSTPDWKRTPVQATPSRRTRSGPVKNVSGLTFCLSPLVRAHWNQKGMQGFPPEHGITGEIRVATRPHLSSAASFSMNRSRKLADFGRVTSNR from the coding sequence ATGAGGTGCAAGAAGCACGCCGCCGACCTCACTAGCACCGTCGGCGTCTGCGCCTCATGTCTCCGGGAACGCCTCACCACCATCATCGAGGCCCAGACCCGAGCCCAGGGCCAATTACAAATCCAGGCTCAGCTCTCCTGCCTCCACTCCCGCAACAGCGGCGTCGCTCCGGAAGAACAGCCCCACCACCCGAACCCGCCGCCGCCGCTCATATTCCCCCGGTCCGTCTCCCCTTACGTCTCCCGCCGTAAATCCGACGACTCCGCCTGGCCGCACCACCACAGCCGCTCCGATCACGACCACGACAACGACAACAGCCACAGCCACCAACGCCATCATATCCGATTCTACAGTACGCCCCAGGTGGGGCCTACCTACGACGGCGCTCCGGCCACTATCGGAGGCTCGTGCAAGAAGAGCCGGCCGAGGTTCTCGCTCCTGACGAGTCTGTTCCGGTCCAGATCCGACAAGTTCTGGACGGATCCTAGGGTTTCGTCGCGGGACTCGATTCCGACGTCGGCCTCCGCCGCTGCGTCGCCGTCGTGGCTCTCCTCGATCTTCGCCGGGAAAAGAGGGAAGAAATCGAAGCAATGCTTCGCCGACGAGACTCCGGTCCGCGTGAGATCTCGCCACAGAAGAGCGCGCGGAATGTCGCCGGATTTCACGCACGACGGTGGCGGCGACGACTGCGAACCGTCAGCGTCGGGAAGCGGAGACTCGTCGACGCCGGATTGGAAGAGGACGCCGGTGCAAGCCACGCCGTCGCGGCGGACGCGTTCGGGTCCGGTGAAGAACGTGTCGGGTCTGACGTTCTGTCTTAGCCCGCTGGTTCGGGCGCACTGGAACCAGAAAGGCATGCAGGGGTTCCCTCCGGAGCATGGGATCACCGGCGAGATTAGGGTGGCGACGAGGCCGCACTTGTCGTCCGCGGCGTCTTTTAGCATGAACCGGTCGAGGAAACTCGCCGATTTCGGTAGAGTCACATCCAACCGTTGA